From the genome of Acropora palmata chromosome 8, jaAcrPala1.3, whole genome shotgun sequence:
TATCACTGCATTAACCAGTGGTACCTTATTGAGGAGTAAATGATAGTTTTGTCTGGTCTTAACTTATGTAGAATATCAGAAAATATCCTTGGTTTTCAAAGGGTGGACAGTACTAACTAAGGGTTAattaaatcactatccactgaatggctcaataggttttgaaagaatttatgtattggatagtgatttattaGATAGACAGCACTATCCAACCTTGAAAGGAAAAGACATCTCCTATGAGCTTGGCCTTAGTTTTTCTATCAAAagatccattggataaatcaccaAACAGAGGAAGTGCGACCAAAATGTATTGAGTTATCTAGAGTGATCAATagtaaagagaaaaacaggagGGAAAATAAAGTaacaaaagcaattaaaaacaaaacatttttgacaGAAAGAGGTGCAttgaaaaaatggcaaaaaaaactACCAGACAAAAGCATCAAGAATCAACTGCTGTTTAAGCTTTCAACCACACAAGTAGGATGTAAATATCATagtattattataattattaaggTGAAGGCCTACTGTATGTTCTTGTTTCTCTGATAATCATTAGACACCTTGAGGAACAGCTGATGGCAAGAAGCCTTGTTCAGATTGAAACAGGAGTAAAACCTCTGTCCTCTGTTGTGGGTAAGTATTGGATTTCTGGCAGAAAattgaattgctttttttctcacaaaTAAGTAGGGCCACAAGAAGCCCTTCCTTAAAATGGGAATCTCTAAACAATAAGGGGCAATTTGCCTAAATGGCTGGTGAAGTCAAGAAAAATGGATCATTACTACTGTTTTTGCCTGGGAACCCTGTGTTACATCATGAGAGGAAGGCAAGTGATTCTTTAAGTGTATATGAGATATATGATATGTACATATATGATTTTAAAGTGTActtgaaatttattattaacttTTTAGGAAtagctttcaaagtgatgaaaaatggcatttattttatttaatgtaATAGCTTtcttggttgctgagttattcaagattttgctCTAAGCAAATTAGAGGACTTGTGATGTAACAAGATTGAcgcaaaataatgtaaaatcGCAAAATATGGAATACCTGTGCAAAAGTCCACAGGGTTggaattttgcagggttgatgtacTGCAAGAACTACAGATTGTGACAGttgttatgatgtcaccatagcaacatactttttaccagacctctaccttcccaaaatgaaaaatggcttatttgttgctccagagtctgGCAGACTTTATTGTGCTTGTGCTGGGTAATGTCCATATTCAATCACACCCACTAAATGAACCTCAAGAGTGAAATGATACTTCTTGATGGAGGGGAACTCCGACTTTACTCTTTGGATGGAGAGTGCCCGAaacccattgtgttgccatggaactttgtgatgggTTTAACAACTGTAAAAAGTTTCAATTCTATACATAAAATTTCTTCAGAGGTATTCCATTGATTACATCACTTTGTGACAACCTTTTGctgtcacaagtcatctagtttgcataaatcaaaatctaaaataaaaaacataatAAATTAGACACCATGCTTCATCAGTTTGAAAGCTCTTCATTATAATAAGcgaacaaaacattttgtgtcatatatgcactttaaaaattagtatcattgattaattttatttcagttctTCCAGTCTTGTGCAGCTAAAGTAGCTAAATTCTGTATTTTTTTGCAGATTCCTTAAAAGATGAGACTTTGGAGGACATAAAAGGTGTGtgaaaattaaagaataaTTATGTTCTCTCCAATTGAAATTATTCGTGAAATGTCCTTACTTTGGAGATCTGCTACTCTTTTAACTGGGAATTAGAAGGAACTACAACCCTGATTGGGACACTCATGCAACAGCCAAAAGgcatgtaatgtaatgtaactTTTCTTTAGACACAATAGGAATTTAAGCTTTGCAGCTTGCAGGAACATTGTAGCTGTGAAGGATGGGGTGCATTTATCATGTCGAGTATTATATGGTGAATGAAAGAAGCATGAAGTTGAATGAAGAATGAATGAAGCTTCATTTAATCTCAGGATTGATGAGGCTAATTAGACCtctagcaaaaaaaatttgctaaTAAGCCaagagaaataaagaaacggaaatccaaaaactatttaaagaATAAGGTCTAAAAGTTACATGACATAGCTATATTCAATAAAAAGCTTAATGGCCCGAAAGAACATTGATATTTTATAGAATTAGCTAAAACCTTAGCTGTCTGATTGCAACTGGTAATACTGGTAACAGACTGGTAATACtaaataattctctttgtttgttgcaGTGCGCACTTGTTTTGTTGCACCAAAGTTTAGTGGCCCTGAAGGAGAGCAGCGTCCTGCATCGCTGGTGCCTAAAGTAGATTATCCTCTTGATGGAGGACGGATACTCAGGATTGAGGGGCATATCAGGTAAATAGTCAATCAAGAAATGAGAGGTCTAAATGTTGCAcagaattatttttattgagaGACAATAGTTGAGCTCAGCAGTAAATATTATACTTTACTATGACTGTAGTTCATTGCCAATTAATTTTATGGTAATGCAGACCTTTTGACAGCCTCAAACCATACTCACCCTATCAATGGCAAACATCTgccacaagattaaggtttaaggaaaagtaatttataatttataacctttttgGGCCACAAATTTGTTGCAATCCCTTCTTTAGTGgtaaagaaatagcaattaaaattttccactaatccagggttagcttaatcgggctttgaggaactgggccCAGGTCTACATGGgcttttaaaacatttttacattcaTTAATTGAGCAATTGAATAAGACAAAATAAGTGGTGCAAAGTCATACCAAGAATTGCTTGGATGTCCAACTAGTGTTTCTCTCAAGGCTCAGCCATTAACAGAAACACCCTTCATACTATACCTTTCCAGAGAGCAGACATTTGACATGCTTTTTGATGGTGATGACGAAGAGAAATCCATTGCAACCTGTATCCTGGATTCTATACTTAAGGTACACATGCTATGCACTGAAGTCTGGGCATCAGTAAAATGTTATGCATTCTGATAAATTTGTTATACATGAATAattcataatattattgtgttaTATTTTGCTTTGCAGTGTCCTATTGATACAAGAAAGCAGCTGGCAGAAAATATAGTTCTTATCGGTGGAACTGTTATGACACCAGGATTCAAGTAAGGTTACATGATTGTGTTCTgttatattttgtttacataTAGATACTTGCAATACAGCTATCATCCAATAGTTTATCGTATCCTTTTGTGTAACGCTTCAAGCTAAGCTTTTTTCCAACAATGTGTAGGAATTCTTTTGAACTATATGTTTTAGACTAtggactgttttttttttttgtttttatgctaaaTTAGGCTGTGTTTTTATTCTCTGGTTTTGCCCTTAGACAtatttttacataatttctATACAAGATATGTACCCTCTTTATTATGtgtatttattaataattattggttttatAGATTGTAGTTCACGGTAACTTTATATATGGTGTGATGATTTATTACAGTAATAAAATAccatgattattattattaatattgcgTCTCTTGTTTAGGCATCGTCTTATGCAAGAAATCTACTGTCTTCTGCAGTCACCTCGTtacaaggaaaacttgtttaTGAAAACTATTAAAATGCATCAGACACCTGTCAGTGCCAACTGTACATCATGGCTAGGAGGTACAGTGAACACCCGATGGATGTATCTaagaactttaatttttattgtttattgtgGTCAATTGTTTAATTTAGAATCTCATTGATAAGTGCCAAACAAACTGCACTCATTTGTCTTACTCATGACTTCACTCgtcttcaataattattatttacaaataatgCAACAAGAGTGGTTAGATGGGACCGCcagcttatagtccttatccgagaagacttgaaagtctaaccatttgctgatgtagttacaaaggcagcactttctactcagttattttaagaccctgagtgttggtctggctGGAGTCGAATTTACAACCTCTCGCATGACAgcccaatgctcaaccaactgagccacagGTGCGCAGtgttgtatgttttgttttgccatttCAGACCATGTGATTCTACTctagggaatagtttctttcagaTGTTGTCTTGTGCACATGTACGCATAACGTATGAAGAAATAGAAGAAAAATTCCCATGAGAAAATCacatggtctgaaatgggaaaacaaaatgtacaagctcaAAAGGTCCATTGACTATTTTTCAGGGGCAATATTTGGTGCTCTTGAGGTCCTTGCCGATCGTTCTGTGACTAAAGAAAGATATGCACAGGAAAAGAAGATTCCAGACTGGGCATCATGTGAAACGCAACATTTGGACATCCCAATTTTAGATACACCAATGGAGAGACCTGTATTATCACGACGTCAGACTAGTGGCATTACAAGCACGCTGAGCAGTATAAGCAGCTCACTGTCAAGCCGGTTACTGAGTGGAGGAAGCAGAAGCCCTTTGGTGTCACTTCATAGATCAGCACTTGGAACAGGAACAGGGGCCCGATCAAGTATTAAAGAGAATGAAAAAGATGGGGacaaggaagaagaaaaggagTGATAACAAGTTAACTTCGTATTAAACCAAGTAGAGTTTAATCTTGAATTATGtgttgtaattaatttttgtcttttatgtACGAAATTTGACTAATTCTTTACTAAGGATACACAACTGCTTTGTAACAGTTGTCAGGAACTCTAATGATGAAGAAAGCAACAATGCtgttataataaataaattattcaaaaacaTGTCTCTCAATGGGATGCAGGGATGGCACAGTGGTGAGAGGACTTGCCTTCCAGATCTGGCATCATGTGggctgagtttgttggttctttgttctgcaccgagaggttttctctgggtactctggtttcccctctcctcaaaaaccagcattcaagttgatttgtgttaatcgTTAACTTCAGTTTACATTgaccccaattagtgctccagcactagaacgactagacacttaaataaagttcctttcctttcctttcattaTGGCTGACAAATGCTTACCATTACTTTTCACTGTAAAAGAGCACTGCAACTGACTACATTTGCACCTCTTTCTTTTAGGTGCAAAATTAtcattcttattattattaattttgtgcaacATATAAATATCTAACATAGTTTAGCactaaattattgttttgccaAATGTTCCTAGATTTGCTCTTTAGtcatttttcataaaattggTGACAAAGAAAGACACTTTAAAACTGTTGCAACTGTCTTTACAAGCAAACCAAGTAATTTATGCCTtgcgccatgaaccaattcTCCTTCTGATTTGCAGAAAGCCATCATTAAAGGAAGTGGTTTGGTTATTACAACATTTTGTGACCAAAGAACTGTACCACTCTGTCATATTCCCAAATCAATAAACACTGTTGGTATACATTATCTT
Proteins encoded in this window:
- the LOC141890699 gene encoding actin-related protein 10-like, which encodes MPLFDVIGLGGEKHAVIIDIGTAYTKCGFASETSPRHIIRSIISHTINGQTETVNVISNEHDRHPDELYAIIRDFLHQIYFRYLLVNPRDRRVVICESLLCSTVWRNAVAKVLFKHFEVPSVLFAPHHLLALFTLGIPSGLIMDCGYSETMVLPVYEGTAILKAIEMIPLGAKAIHKHLEEQLMARSLVQIETGVKPLSSVVDSLKDETLEDIKVRTCFVAPKFSGPEGEQRPASLVPKVDYPLDGGRILRIEGHIREQTFDMLFDGDDEEKSIATCILDSILKCPIDTRKQLAENIVLIGGTVMTPGFKHRLMQEIYCLLQSPRYKENLFMKTIKMHQTPVSANCTSWLGGAIFGALEVLADRSVTKERYAQEKKIPDWASCETQHLDIPILDTPMERPVLSRRQTSGITSTLSSISSSLSSRLLSGGSRSPLVSLHRSALGTGTGARSSIKENEKDGDKEEEKE